Proteins encoded within one genomic window of Hevea brasiliensis isolate MT/VB/25A 57/8 chromosome 8, ASM3005281v1, whole genome shotgun sequence:
- the LOC131182260 gene encoding E3 ubiquitin-protein ligase UPL5-like, producing the protein MENRKSDSIRFSVLLPNGKDLLRRCFESKTLVKAIHKAILWDCKIPVTEQKLYYKGEQLQRWQTLEDYSIQNDDCLELKLGFDDTSLLFQKIHQMSSNICRMCLGEYLSEAAFDDNWMTIVALLELLTEDESENLMSSYSVPATLVMLYRSAIPEHKAYAYALIVFSMEKISNCPNVSVDRCIHLALEFCAWLSTVHGDPLYQPWRATLKQLLERGNLSDLRSIFQIRHWFIEMANTLSLLLSKMQESNPNSYPIPLIESLKFCFREFQVFSCVLRNAICGIDNAKEKDKSIVDLLSTEIKGVFSYLLNKIENNLRLIPETARIFETSGWLHSVSIVYLDILKELNSISQLWENEQKQFQHVLMNQQISLQLILEKTTRKDDYHWLLKHNDVIDSKSRMHLVTMMMIPEEKLLDAEFYKPLIHWSRFLDEELYESLKNNNITSPKKLQDWLYKLCQAIFKPQNLLFLACSNDPMKFYPNPELKLEPLHFDCFEFSGKVIALALMHEVQVGVAFHRVFLLQLAGKNISGDDVKDAYPSFYNNKAKERFADHQIRDDFIKYISEQIYFFRKGFDSVFGKSIIELLTYRGIDLDDLNLVLKGDLNLGFNSCERTHVNHGNNESEPLMSQFLKINRQRLKITKSKWQKDGKKLGRGGFGDVYKGYAAGGFFFAVKVIKIKNKGEIDKINQEVNLLCQFSHPNIVKYYGTEEEESKVNIFLELISTGSLRQVYKCFKLKDSQVSHYSKQILEGLKYLHERKVVHRDIKCANILVDEKGCVKITDFGLARVAELNSLMKSRHGTINWMAPEVIKQDKEYGFKADIWSFGCTVLEMLIRNIPYSHLKNLNANLELEVQKGSIIDHLPNYSLSENALDFIKQCLKRNPNKRQTADELLKHPFVNDSGF; encoded by the exons ATGGAAAACAGAAAATCCGATTCCATTCGATTTTCTGTCCTATTGCCGAACGGGAAAGATCTTCTACGGCGCTGTTTTGAATCTAAAACTCTAGTGAAGGCTATCCACAAGGCAATTCTATGGGACTGTAAAATTCCAGTTACGGAACAGAAATTATATTATAAGGGGGAGCAGCTACAGCGGTGGCAGACACTTGAAGACTACTCAATTCAAAACGACGATTGCCTCGAATTGAAGCTTGGATTTGATGACACATCCTTACTTTTCCAAAAGATTCACCAAATGAGTTCAAACATTTGTCGCATGTGCCTAGGGGAATATCTCTCGGAAGCTGCTTTTGACGATAACTGGATGACGATTGTCGCACTGTTGGAACTTCTAACAGAAGATGAATCGGAGAATCTTATGAGTTCGTATTCTGTCCCTGCGACTTTGGTTATGCTTTACAGGTCAGCAATTCCAGAACACAAAGCCTATGCTTATGCTTTGATAGTGTTTTCTATGGAAAAAATATCGAATTGTCCAAATGTTTCTGTTGATAGATGTATACATTTAGCATTAGAATTTTGTGCTTGGCTTAGTACGGTACATGGTGATCCTCTGTATCAGCCATGGCGGGCTACTCTAAAGCAGTTGTTGGAAAGAGGTAACCTTAGTGACCTACGCTCAATTTTCCAAATTAGACACTGGTTTATTGAGATGGCAAATACCTTAAGCCTCCTATTGAGTAAGATGCAGGAATCAAATCCAAACTCATATCCAATCCCACTCATTGAGTCATTGAAATTTTGTTTTCGTGAATTCCAGGTATTTTCATGCGTATTACGTAATGCAATTTGTGGTATAGATAATGCCAAAGAGAAGGATAAGTCTATAGTTGATTTGTTGTCAACAGAAATTAAAGGTGTATTTAGTTACCTGTTGAATAAAATTGAGAATAATCTTAGACTTATACCAGAGACAGCAAGAATATTCGAAACAAGTGGTTGGTTGCATTCTGTTTCGATTGTGTATCTGGACATTTTGAAAGAGCTAAACAGCATTTCTCAACTTTGGGAGAATGAACAAAAGCAATTTCAGCATGTATTAATGAACCAGCAGATTTCACTACAGCTGATACTTGAAAAAACTACGAGGAAAGATGATTATCATTGGCTTCTTAAGCACAATGATGTGATTGATTCGAAATCCAGGATGCATTTAGTTACGATGATGATGATCCCTGAGGAAAAATTACTCGATGCTGAGTTCTACAAGCCACTCATTCACTGGTCTAGATTTCTAGACGAAGAGTTGTATGAGTCATTGAAAAATAACAATATTACCAGTCCTAAAAAATTGCAGGATTGGTTATACAAGTTATGCCAAGCTATATTCAAACCGCAAAATCTCCTCTTTCTGGCGTGCTCAAATGATCCTATGAAGTTCTATCCTAATCCAG AATTGAAGTTAGAACCATTACACTTCGACTGTTTTGAATTTTCTGGTAAGGTGATTGCATTGGCATTGATGCATGAAGTACAAGTAGGTGTTGCCTTTCATCGTGTGTTTCTTTTGCAACTGGCTGGAAAGAATATTTCTGGAGATGATGTAAAAGATGCATATCCATCTTTTTACAATAACAAGGCTAAGGAACGTTTTGCTGATCATCAAATTCGAGATGACTTCATCAAGTATATCTCTGAACAAATATATTTTTTCCGAAAAGGCTTTGACAGTGTTTTTGGAAAATCAATCATCGAACTGTTAACTTATCGGGGAATAGATCTTGATGATCTTAACCTGGTGCTAAAAGGAGACTTAAATCTTGGATTTAATTCTTGTGAGAGAACGCATGTGAATCATGGCAACAATGAAAGTGAACCTCTGATGTCCCAGTTCCTGAAG ATTAATAGACAAAGACTGAAGATTACGAAGTCAAAGTGGCAAAAGGATGGTAAGAAGCTGGGAAGAGGGGGTTTCGGAGATGTGTACAAGGGTTATGCTGCTGGTGGTTTCTTTTTTGCCGTAAaggtaataaaaattaaaaataaaggagaAATTGACAAAATTAACCAAGAGGTTAATTTATTGTGTCAATTCAGTCATCCAAATATTGTTAAATATTATGGCACTGAAGAGGAGGAGTCAAAGGTCAATATTTTTCTTGAGCTTATAAGTACAGGCTCCCTCCGACAAGTATATAAATGTTTTAAACTGAAAGATTCCCAAGTGTCCCACTACAGCAAACAGATACTGGAAGGTTTGAAGTATCTCCATGAGCGAAAGGTAGTCCACAGAGACATTAAATGTGCAAATATATTGGTGGATGAGAAAGGATGTGTGAAAATTACGGATTTTGGATTGGCAAGAGTGGCTGAATTAAATAGTCTTATGAAGTCTCGGCATGGGACAATAAATTGGATGGCCCCGGAGGTTATAAAACAGGACAAAGAGTATGGATTTAAAGCTGATATTTGGAGCTTTGGCTGCACCGTCTTGGAGATGTTAATCAGGAATATTCCATACTCTCATTTgaaaaatttgaatgcaaatctAGAATTGGAAGttcaaaaagggtcaattatagaTCATCTTCCTAATTATTCTTTGTCAGAGAATGCACTAGATTTTATCAAGCAGTGTCTGAAACGCAATCCAAATAAGCGTCAAACTGCTGATGAGCTTTTGAAGCATCCGTTTGTGAACGATTCTGGCTTTTag